atttttaattgtaaataaggTTTGCTAATTAAAGAAGGAAAAAGAAAACGAGTCGAGGATAGATCTTTCATTTTGAGATACAACATACATATAATGGTTGCTCcgaataaaagtacaaaaactggaagACATTAATATTTGtcacagtgatgtcgagaaaacccacttgtagcgaaaagtatatgttaaaacggttcgtttgggttgagaaaaattttaccagccgttttacataaatatttgtttacatttgtagTTCTAAAGTCACTTTAACCCCAACGAATAACAAAGTTCCTTTATtgattctaaaattaaaaaagttgTAACTtcacgggaaatcgaaccccggattttagtgttgtacgaTTCCCATGAGAAGCAATTGTTGAATAAttacaaatgtatttgtaaaatacatttagtaACAATTCTGACCTTTTGCAATCATTCATATAGTCAACATATAACCATATAaacaattaacaaacattttcgTTAATATTGAAAAGTAAATTATTGCGTATTGTGTAAAAATATACTGCCAGAAATGGTTTACTAATCCAGAACTAATAACTGTCTTTCAGTTTATGgctataatattaaatgtttaattttccatcaaTAGTGTATTTACTGTTTCTGTTCATCATAAAGACGATTTCTTACGTGACTCTACTACCAAGATTACATACATAATCCAGAGTAATATTATGTTATGACATAACAAACACGAGATTATTCTCTGAATGAAACTCGTAAAAAGGTAAAGTAAtctgaaaagtacaaaaattattaaaaccattgtataGGAAATAGAATATTTCAgtcacactgtgtgtgtgtcgtCGCAACTTCATTTATAGTTGAATTtgtcattaattaaaattacaggaCACTTTTTGGTCATTTATGTGATGATAACTGGACATCTACAAGTGTCTAATGATGGTTATACGTAACAAATGCCAAAAGGAAGAATTATAAAAGGTATGAGGTAAGTACACTGTGGTTCAAAAATCCTCCAAATCTGATTCCAtctctccagtttttagtttaagTCAGGATTCAACATATTGCCAGCAGACAGTGGTTATTTAGGACACAAGAGATCAATTCTTTCCTAATGTGAAATTCACGCTGTTGTTCTCGAGCAATGTCATTTACAACATGTCACTAAACTATCGAACGCAGAAATTAAGTTGACGAGTTTGAAGAAACATGATAACTCAACTCTGCTTTACAAACTGAATCACCAGTTTCACATACCTTTAGATACTGTACAACATTATCTTCCCACAGTTCGGGACGTGGCAAGATTACCGACACGTGTTTTTTCTAGCAAGAAGTAACGACTCACTTTAAGCTGTTTTAGCGAGGCTATGAATCGACTGTGTGGGTCCATTTCCTGGTCATCACTATCTCCATACCAGATTATACTGAAAGTTTATGCTTTGAACTCTATTATCTAGCCACTCATACCGATCTTGATGGATGTACTATGAAAATACTTAAACGATACCCCAGAACACTCACCAGACAAATAACAAAGACGCCTGAGGAAGCTTGTTGCACTGAGAGAAGTCATGTGGaggtttattataaaactgaaaagttgGACACACaaagattttaataaataaactttgtattcCGAAAATTATTTAAGTTCAAAGCCTGAGCTTCACTCCATCTTCCCGTCCTCCTTATATAATTGTTACAAGATGTGTAACAATTGTGTAACCTATCCAGTGTACAGGTTTTATCATAGTAATTATAAAGCATGTTTCAAATAAGATTTTTACCAAACAAACTGACCTAAAATTTTCATTAACTATCGAAAGTTTCTTAGTAAGAAAACTACTTGAGTAAAAAACGTTCGAGTTAATACTTTGACGTTTGGTCGTTCACTTAAACCTAAAAAACCTCATCTTTCAATCAATAAAACCAGTAGTTCAGCTTATAAAATTAGCCAGTATTTAACGTCTATTTGAACAGTGTTCTTGTTTTGTAAGTCAaatatgcttttaaaatatttcatgtttaccAAAGAAAAGCATTTACGGTAATTTTAGAAATGCAACTAAGAGAAAAAcgttcataaaatgttttttctcaaaGAACAAATATGCTTTCTGCtcttctattaaaataaaacaaaaaacatttggtCAGTAAAAACGTTAGAGATAGAAACAACCGTCACATCATGTTTGTTTCAACTTTTTGGGAAGTTCTGACGATACTTAATAGTAGTTGAAGCCTTCTTCGAAGTTTTTTGTTCCTCTGTGTTTCTGTGCTTAACGAATGTTCCAACACTCGTTCCGTCCTTTGCAGTTGTTGGACATACATAGTTGCTCTTTTTAAGATCACCACCTTTGAAGCCTTGGAACTGTGCATCAATTCAGGTATGTTTTTTCTGAGAGTCTGGAATGAAAAACGTAAGTCGTCTCGTCTTTTTCTTTCCATGGTGTTGTGTTCTTTCCTTACTCTTTTCGGATAATCCGAGTCAGAACTGAAACGACTATTGGGACAACCTCTTCTCTCTGATTTCATATcgtttctttcaaatattttatttgtc
This genomic window from Tachypleus tridentatus isolate NWPU-2018 chromosome 10, ASM421037v1, whole genome shotgun sequence contains:
- the LOC143229910 gene encoding myc protein-like, with the protein product MKFKFATCKRSPEHLNSDTPSDSDEEVDVVTVDNLSTRCSVKENVLKADDEDTCLTPKMLSYFEKNGQLVARKPTKSRPSEIVSNVRFSVGQGEMRRTNKIFERNDMKSERRGCPNSRFSSDSDYPKRVRKEHNTMERKRRDDLRFSFQTLRKNIPELMHSSKASKVVILKRATMYVQQLQRTERVLEHSLSTETQRNKKLRRRLQLLLSIVRTSQKVETNMM